The Methanofastidiosum sp. genomic sequence TTTCAATTGTTCAGAATAATGTTTTTGTTTTTGAGATTTTCAATAGGAGCCTTCCATTTGTCATTACAAAGACAAATCCGAGAGGTATCCTAAGAATTGTTCCATCAACAAAGATAACTATATCCCCCAAACCGGTGTCAGAAGCAGAAATATCAAAGATGCCTGATGTTACCTACGAAGATATAGGCGGGCTGAGGGATGAGATCCAAAAGATTAGAGAAATGATTGAGATGCCGATGAAGCATCCTGAAGTATTCTCAAAACTGGGTATAGACCCCCCCAAGGGAGTTTTACTGTACGGTCCTCCTGGTACAGGTAAAACTCTCCTTGCAAAGGCACTTGCAAATGAGATCAATGCATACTTCACCTCTATTAATGGGCCGGAGATAATGAGCAAATACTACGGTGAATCTGAAGAGAATCTTAGGAAGGTCTTTGAAGATGCTGGAGAAAACTCACCGGCTATAATTTTCATAGATGAGATCGATGCAATTGCCCCAAAAAGGGAAGAGTCCAAAGGGGAAGTTGAAAGAAGGGTGGTTTCTCAGCTCTTGACTTTGATGGATGGATTAAAGACAAGAGGCAAGGTAGTTGTTATTGCTGCAACAAACTTGCCTGATACAATTGACCCTGCATTAAGAAGGCCGGGCAGATTTGATAGAGAAATTGAAATTGGTGTTCCCGATATCAATGACAGAAAAGAAATTCTTCAGGTCCACACACGAGGTATGCCGATAAATGAGGACGTCGATATTTCTCACTATGCCTCAAAGACACACGGTTACAGCGGAGCAGATCTTGAAGCCCTATGTAAAGAAGCTGGAATGAAGGCTTTGAGGAGAGTTCTCCCAGATATCAGAGGAGACATTGAGATAACTCCTGATATTCTAAACAAGCTTGAAGTTAATAAAAATGACTTTGATCTAGCCTTTCTTGAGGTAGAGCCATCTGCAATGAGAGAAGCTTTAGTTGAAGTTCCGACAGTTAAGTGGAGTGATATTGGAGGTCTAAAAGAGGTAAAACAGAGATTACAAGAAGCGGTTGAATGGCCATTGAAATACCCGGAGGTCTTCAAAAAGATAAAAGTTGAAGGTCCAAAAGGTATACTCCTATACGGTCCACCGGGATGTGGAAAGACCCTACTTGCAAAGGCAGTTGCGACTGAGAGTGAGGCAAACTTCATAGCAGTGAGAGGCCCAGAGCTAATCTCCAAATGGGTCGGTGAGAGTGAGAAAGGGATAAGAAAGATCTTCAGCAAGGCAAGGCAAGTAGCCCCTGCTATAATATTCTTTGATGAAATAGACTCTATCGCGCCAAGGAGAGGACAAGAAACTGGTGCAAAAGTTACTGAAAGGATGGTAAATCAGCTGTTGACAGAGATGGATGGAGTTGAGTCGTTAGAGAGGGTAATAGTAATAGCAGCGACAAATAGACCGGACATCTTGGATGAAGCCCTAATGAGGCCTGGAAGATTTGACGTGATAGTAGAAATACCTTTCCCAGACAAAGAGTCAAGGCTTGACATTCTAAAGATTCATACAAAGGAGATGCCATTAAAAGATGTGGATATAAACGATCTAGTAGATCCAACAGAAGGATTTACAGGCGCCGATATAAAATCCCTTGTAAGGGAAGCCGGCCTTAACGCCATAAGAAAGAATCTTGACAAGACTGATTATGTCACTAAAGAAGATTTTAACGAAGCACTTCTTAAGGTAAAATCCTCTAAAAAATAATTTCTTTTTTTTTTAGATAAATTAAAATACTATTAATTTAATATTTAAAGCATGAGAGAGGCACTCTTTTACAAAAAAGAAGATGGGAATATTAGGTGCCTTTTGTGCCCACATGTATGTCTTATTGGCCCAAATGAGAGGGGTAAGTGTAGAGTCAGGATAAATTTAGATGGAAGATTGAATACCCTTGTATATGGAGAAAGTGAATCAGAAAAACACTATTTTCATGTAGACCCAATCGAGAAAAAACCCCTTTACCACTTTTATCCTGGTTCATACTCCCTTTCTTTTGGAACGCCTGGATGCAATCTATTCTGTGAAAACTGCCAAAATTACACCCTTTCCCAATCAAATTCAGGAGATATAAAAGACCATTTTTTAAAACCTGAAAAAATAGTTGAGCTAGCTAAAGCCTATGACTGCAAATCTATTTCTTATACATATACTGAGCCAACTATATTCTATGAATATCTGATAGATACTTCAAAAATTGCAAAAAAGGAAGGCATTAAAAATGTCTGGGTAACAAACGGTTTCATAAATCCAAATCCTTTGAAAGAAGCGCTCCCCTTTATTGATGCTATGAATATAGACCTCAAATCATTCTCAGAAGATTTCTATCAAAAGGTATGCGGGGGAAGATTAAGGCCTGTCCTAGAAACGATTAAAAAAGCATCAAAAGAAACCCATATTGAGATAACTAATTTATTGATTCCAACTTTGAATGACTCTGACGAAGAGATAACAAAAATTGTTGACTTTGTTTCAGGGTTAAGTAATGAGATCCCTTTGCACTTTTCTGCTTACAGGCCTATGTACAAAATGAATAAAGAACCTACACCGATAAATACCATTTTTAGGGCAAAGGAAATAGCCGAAAAAAGATTAAAATATGTATATCTAGGGAATATTCCCACTAACAATGATACAATATGCCCTAATTGCAAGAGTACCGTTATAAAAAGAGATTACAAAGTAAAAATTAGCTTAATGGATGAAAAATGTCCAATCTGCAATACAAAAATCCCAATAATAATCAATTAATAGACCAATTATTAGGAATACCATAAACTTTTTAAACAGTTGTATTAATTGTTGATGGAGTGCCGCCTAAAACAAAAAATAAGGCGAAAAGGTGGTAATATTATGGCCATTGAAGGTATGCTAAAAGAACTAAAGGAAAAGAAAGACAAGTTAAAGATGGGAGGGGGAAAAGAAAAGCTCGAATCCCAACATGCAAAGGGGAAACTCTCTGCTAGGGAAAGGCTTGATATTCTCCTTGACAAGGGCAGCTTTGTTGAAATAAATGGACTGATGAAACATAGAGCAGTTGATTTCGGTCTTGATAAAACGGATATACCTGGAGATGGCGTCATTACGGGTTTCGGTACAATTGAAGGCAGGCTTGTATACGTTTTTTCACAAGACTTCACTGTTATGGGTGGTTCTTTGGGAGAAGCTCACGCGTTCAAGATAAGTTATCTAATGGACCAGGCAATGAAAGTTGGAGCCCCGGTCATTGGGATAAATGATTCAGGTGGAGCAAGAATCCAAGAAGGTGTGGACTC encodes the following:
- a CDS encoding CDC48 family AAA ATPase, with amino-acid sequence MELVVGSAEKLDVGKGIVRIDPDAMRKMYLNYGEIVKIKGDKVTAAKALPDTEEGSGIIRMDSILRKNSGALLGDRVTISRAEVKDAKAITVAPMQADMQFSGDLSSYFKEKFTDISIVQNNVFVFEIFNRSLPFVITKTNPRGILRIVPSTKITISPKPVSEAEISKMPDVTYEDIGGLRDEIQKIREMIEMPMKHPEVFSKLGIDPPKGVLLYGPPGTGKTLLAKALANEINAYFTSINGPEIMSKYYGESEENLRKVFEDAGENSPAIIFIDEIDAIAPKREESKGEVERRVVSQLLTLMDGLKTRGKVVVIAATNLPDTIDPALRRPGRFDREIEIGVPDINDRKEILQVHTRGMPINEDVDISHYASKTHGYSGADLEALCKEAGMKALRRVLPDIRGDIEITPDILNKLEVNKNDFDLAFLEVEPSAMREALVEVPTVKWSDIGGLKEVKQRLQEAVEWPLKYPEVFKKIKVEGPKGILLYGPPGCGKTLLAKAVATESEANFIAVRGPELISKWVGESEKGIRKIFSKARQVAPAIIFFDEIDSIAPRRGQETGAKVTERMVNQLLTEMDGVESLERVIVIAATNRPDILDEALMRPGRFDVIVEIPFPDKESRLDILKIHTKEMPLKDVDINDLVDPTEGFTGADIKSLVREAGLNAIRKNLDKTDYVTKEDFNEALLKVKSSKK
- the amrS gene encoding AmmeMemoRadiSam system radical SAM enzyme, with protein sequence MREALFYKKEDGNIRCLLCPHVCLIGPNERGKCRVRINLDGRLNTLVYGESESEKHYFHVDPIEKKPLYHFYPGSYSLSFGTPGCNLFCENCQNYTLSQSNSGDIKDHFLKPEKIVELAKAYDCKSISYTYTEPTIFYEYLIDTSKIAKKEGIKNVWVTNGFINPNPLKEALPFIDAMNIDLKSFSEDFYQKVCGGRLRPVLETIKKASKETHIEITNLLIPTLNDSDEEITKIVDFVSGLSNEIPLHFSAYRPMYKMNKEPTPINTIFRAKEIAEKRLKYVYLGNIPTNNDTICPNCKSTVIKRDYKVKISLMDEKCPICNTKIPIIIN